A genomic stretch from Bordetella sp. N includes:
- a CDS encoding amino acid synthesis family protein — MPVEIRKKLLTVESIYHEGGPPRSEPIKMACIAVVLKNPYAGRYVEDLSGLVEDAKVLAKAIVPELLAAVGGPDKVQAYGKGAIVGLDGELEHGAIWHEAGGWSMRAELPQAKSIVPAAKVVAAAGTRLQIPLHHIEAAYVRSHFTTMDVGAIDSPRANELLYALVVSTGTRVHERLGGLRADKISVGDGQR, encoded by the coding sequence ATGCCCGTGGAAATCCGCAAGAAGCTGTTGACCGTTGAATCGATCTATCACGAAGGCGGCCCGCCGCGCAGCGAGCCGATCAAGATGGCCTGCATCGCCGTGGTGCTGAAGAATCCCTACGCGGGCCGCTACGTAGAGGACCTGTCGGGGCTGGTGGAGGACGCCAAGGTGCTGGCCAAGGCCATCGTGCCCGAACTGCTGGCTGCGGTGGGCGGGCCGGACAAGGTGCAGGCTTACGGCAAGGGAGCGATCGTCGGCCTGGATGGCGAACTGGAACATGGCGCCATCTGGCACGAGGCCGGCGGCTGGTCGATGAGGGCGGAACTGCCCCAGGCCAAGTCGATCGTGCCGGCGGCCAAGGTGGTGGCCGCGGCCGGGACGCGTCTGCAGATTCCCTTGCATCACATCGAAGCGGCCTACGTGCGCAGCCATTTCACCACCATGGATGTGGGCGCCATCGATAGTCCCCGGGCCAATGAGTTGCTTTACGCACTGGTCGTGTCGACCGGCACGCGCGTTCATGAACGGCTGGGTGGGCTGCGCGCCGACAAGATCAGCGTGGGTGACGGGCAGCGTTGA
- a CDS encoding tripartite tricarboxylate transporter substrate binding protein, giving the protein MTTRYVAACAALFCSLTLLGAAQAAAADSGGGWPARPVTLVVPLAPGGSTDSTARLLAQRLPHYLGQPVVVENRAGAGGNVGADHVAKSAADGYTFLFSTTTLIANVTLYANMPLNVQKDLQPVSRVSLIPNVLMVNTKLPVTSLKSFIEYARDSKTPVYYGSAGNGTSQHLSGSLFNEMAHLSMHHVPYKGGAPANMDLLSGQIQAVFSPLVEVLPFIDSGKLRPLAVTTAQRSPRLPDVPAVAESLPGYEIVLWNGVWAPAGTPGPVVDKMNKAINAVLAEAAVKKTLADQGSTPAGDSPAAFSKLVDAEIIKWGNLVRASGAKVE; this is encoded by the coding sequence ATGACAACCCGATACGTGGCGGCTTGCGCGGCCTTGTTCTGTTCATTGACGCTGCTTGGGGCCGCGCAGGCGGCCGCGGCCGACAGCGGCGGTGGCTGGCCGGCGCGGCCGGTGACGCTGGTGGTGCCTTTGGCGCCTGGAGGCAGTACCGATTCGACCGCGCGCCTGCTGGCGCAGCGCCTGCCGCATTATCTGGGCCAGCCGGTGGTGGTGGAAAACCGCGCCGGCGCGGGCGGGAATGTGGGCGCGGATCATGTGGCCAAGTCGGCCGCCGATGGTTATACGTTTTTGTTCTCGACCACCACGTTGATCGCCAACGTGACGCTGTACGCGAACATGCCCTTGAACGTGCAGAAGGATTTGCAGCCGGTGTCGCGGGTGTCCTTGATTCCCAATGTGCTGATGGTCAATACCAAGCTGCCCGTGACGTCGTTGAAGTCTTTCATCGAGTATGCGCGGGACAGCAAGACGCCGGTGTATTACGGGTCGGCGGGCAATGGCACGTCGCAGCATCTGTCCGGTTCCCTGTTCAACGAGATGGCGCATCTGAGCATGCATCACGTGCCTTACAAGGGTGGAGCGCCGGCCAATATGGATCTGTTGTCGGGGCAGATCCAGGCGGTGTTCTCGCCGCTTGTGGAAGTGCTGCCCTTCATCGACAGCGGCAAGCTGCGGCCGCTGGCGGTGACGACGGCGCAGCGTTCCCCGCGGCTGCCGGACGTGCCGGCGGTGGCGGAGAGCCTGCCGGGGTATGAGATCGTGCTGTGGAACGGTGTATGGGCGCCGGCCGGGACGCCGGGTCCCGTCGTCGACAAGATGAACAAGGCCATCAACGCCGTGCTCGCCGAAGCGGCGGTCAAGAAAACCCTGGCCGACCAGGGTTCGACCCCCGCCGGCGACAGCCCCGCCGCGTTCAGCAAGCTGGTCGATGCCGAGATCATCAAATGGGGTAACCTGGTCCGCGCCTCCGGAGCGAAGGTGGAGTAA
- a CDS encoding 2-hydroxyacid dehydrogenase: MKPVLLVLVFLSEEHRALVAERFDMIYAPNAQLGADRSNGDAQITARGHEIEVVLTNGTNGLLASEINRLPKLRLISTVGVGYENVAVARARELGIPVSNAAGTNDDAVADHAMMLLLAAVRRLPFLNAGVRNGLWRDDIPRPPQASFRRLGILGMGAIGKKVARRALGFNMEIGYHNRSRRDDVDFTYFEDLTSLATWADFLVVAAPGGAATYHIINRAILDALGPQGVLVNIARGTLVDTEAVADALREGRLHAAALDVYENEPTPPAALLEFDNAVLTPHIAGISPQAIDASVRKFLENAECFFAGKPLVTPVY; this comes from the coding sequence ATGAAACCCGTATTACTCGTGCTGGTGTTCCTGTCGGAAGAACACCGCGCCCTGGTCGCCGAACGCTTCGACATGATCTACGCCCCCAACGCCCAACTGGGCGCCGACCGTAGCAACGGCGACGCGCAGATCACCGCCCGGGGACATGAGATCGAGGTCGTCCTCACCAACGGCACCAACGGCCTGCTCGCCAGCGAAATCAACCGCCTGCCCAAGCTGCGCCTGATTTCCACCGTGGGCGTGGGCTACGAAAATGTCGCCGTGGCACGTGCCCGCGAACTGGGCATCCCCGTGTCCAACGCCGCCGGCACCAACGACGACGCCGTCGCCGATCACGCCATGATGCTGCTGCTGGCGGCCGTGCGCCGCCTGCCTTTCCTGAACGCCGGCGTGCGCAACGGCCTGTGGCGCGACGACATCCCGCGTCCGCCGCAGGCCTCGTTCCGAAGACTGGGCATCCTGGGAATGGGCGCCATCGGCAAGAAGGTCGCCCGGCGCGCGCTCGGCTTCAATATGGAAATCGGTTATCACAACCGCAGCCGCCGTGACGACGTCGACTTCACGTATTTCGAAGACCTGACCAGCCTGGCCACGTGGGCCGATTTCCTGGTGGTGGCCGCGCCGGGCGGCGCGGCGACGTACCACATCATCAATCGCGCGATCCTCGACGCGCTGGGACCGCAGGGTGTGCTGGTCAACATCGCGCGCGGCACGCTGGTGGATACGGAAGCCGTGGCCGACGCCTTACGCGAAGGCCGCCTGCATGCCGCCGCCCTGGACGTCTACGAGAACGAACCGACCCCGCCCGCGGCGCTGCTCGAATTCGATAACGCTGTGCTGACCCCGCATATCGCGGGCATCTCGCCGCAGGCGATCGACGCGTCCGTGCGCAAGTTCCTGGAAAACGCCGAGTGCTTTTTCGCCGGCAAACCGCTTGTCACGCCGGTGTACTGA